A genomic segment from Dermatobacter hominis encodes:
- a CDS encoding SRPBCC family protein, with amino-acid sequence MDVTATLAADVPVDALFDVVEDLGTYPDWLDIVSRAEPVEPLPGDDGVGGAAAWSVDLRGQVGPFRRSKRLRMVRTRCERPDVVRFERREHDGKRHSEWVLSAELVDPGADGTTGALPELRMRLHYGGNLWVPMLDRLLSDEIERSRPRLVRYVNDRSAG; translated from the coding sequence GTGGACGTCACCGCCACCCTCGCCGCAGACGTGCCCGTCGACGCCCTTTTCGACGTGGTCGAGGACCTCGGCACGTACCCCGACTGGCTCGACATCGTCTCGCGGGCCGAGCCCGTCGAGCCCCTCCCCGGCGACGACGGCGTCGGCGGGGCGGCAGCGTGGTCGGTCGACCTCCGCGGCCAGGTCGGCCCGTTCCGCCGGTCGAAGCGGCTGCGGATGGTCCGGACCCGCTGCGAGCGACCGGACGTGGTGCGGTTCGAGCGGCGCGAGCACGACGGCAAGCGCCACAGCGAGTGGGTGCTGAGCGCCGAGCTGGTCGATCCCGGCGCCGACGGCACGACCGGTGCGTTGCCGGAGCTGCGCATGCGGCTGCACTACGGCGGGAACCTCTGGGTGCCGATGCTCGACCGGCTGCTGTCGGACGAGATCGAGCGGTCGCGCCCCCGGCTGGTCCGCTACGTGAACGACCGGTCCGCCGGGTGA
- the glgX gene encoding glycogen debranching protein GlgX, translated as MIWAGGKLRVWPGRPSPLGATWDGAGTNFAIFSGSAANEGGTPGERGGVTLCLFDDDDAEIQVPLVERAGPVFHGYLPDVGPGVRYGFRVTGPRRRPGDLQDPSKLLLDPYARAVAGSVRWTDSVQPDPDGDSAIDSAPDMPRSVVVNPWFDWGQDRRPNTPWHRTVLYEAHVRGLTMLHPEVPPDLRGTYLGLCAPPIIDHLQQLGVTAVELMPVHQFVNDRRLIEMGLRNYWGYNSIGFFAPHNTYAVGGDRGAQVQEFKVMVKTLHEAGIEVILDVVYNHTAEGGAGGPVLSFKGLDNPGYYRLDPDDPSVYVDYTGTGNSLNMRHPNVLQLIMDSLRYWVEDMHVDGFRFDLAATLARELHDVDRLSSFFDLIQQDPVVSQVKLIAEPWDVGEGGYQVGNFPALWSEWNGQYRDCVRDLWCLDRGVLGEFASRITGSSDLYEDDGRRPHASINFVTAHDGFTLSDLVSYEQKHNWANGEDNRDGTDDNRSTNCGVEGPTDDPVVVAHRDRLRRNLMATLMLSQGVPMVLHGDEIGRTQQGNNNGYAQDNEISWVDWSDPDEAFLAFCRRLIDLRRGHPALQRHRFLTGRPVAEGELPDVAWFTPQGTQMSWEDWGPDARQVAMWLNGDLAEMGPRGESITDDTLLVCVNAADAPSSQVLPPEEFAPAWALVLDTASSGDPPATRYPAGGTVQLGPRTILFLERRLAPAPAPTPSP; from the coding sequence GTGATCTGGGCCGGCGGGAAGCTCCGCGTCTGGCCCGGCCGCCCCTCGCCCCTCGGTGCGACGTGGGACGGCGCGGGGACGAACTTCGCCATCTTCTCGGGCTCTGCCGCCAACGAGGGCGGGACGCCCGGCGAGCGGGGCGGGGTGACGCTCTGCCTGTTCGACGACGACGACGCCGAGATCCAGGTGCCGCTCGTCGAGCGGGCGGGACCCGTCTTCCACGGCTACCTGCCCGACGTCGGGCCCGGGGTCCGGTACGGCTTCCGGGTCACCGGTCCTCGGCGCCGGCCCGGCGACCTCCAGGACCCGTCCAAGCTGCTCCTCGACCCGTACGCCCGGGCCGTGGCCGGCTCGGTCCGCTGGACCGACTCGGTGCAGCCCGACCCCGACGGCGATTCGGCGATCGACTCCGCACCCGACATGCCCCGCTCGGTCGTGGTCAACCCGTGGTTCGACTGGGGCCAGGACCGGCGACCGAACACCCCGTGGCACCGCACCGTGCTGTACGAGGCCCACGTCCGCGGGCTGACCATGCTGCACCCCGAGGTCCCACCCGATTTGCGGGGCACCTACCTGGGCCTGTGCGCGCCGCCGATCATCGACCACCTCCAGCAGCTCGGCGTGACCGCGGTCGAGCTCATGCCGGTGCACCAGTTCGTCAACGACCGCCGCCTCATCGAGATGGGCCTGCGCAACTACTGGGGCTACAACTCGATCGGGTTCTTCGCACCGCACAACACCTACGCCGTCGGCGGCGACCGGGGCGCCCAGGTGCAGGAGTTCAAGGTGATGGTCAAGACCCTGCACGAGGCGGGGATCGAGGTCATCCTCGACGTCGTCTACAACCACACTGCCGAGGGCGGCGCCGGCGGGCCGGTGCTGAGCTTCAAGGGGCTCGACAACCCCGGCTACTACCGGCTCGACCCCGACGATCCGTCCGTCTACGTCGACTACACCGGCACCGGCAACAGCCTGAACATGCGCCACCCGAACGTGCTGCAGCTGATCATGGACAGCCTGCGGTACTGGGTCGAGGACATGCACGTGGACGGGTTCCGCTTCGACCTCGCCGCCACGCTCGCCCGGGAGCTGCACGACGTCGACCGGCTCTCGAGCTTCTTCGACCTGATCCAGCAGGATCCGGTCGTGAGCCAGGTCAAGCTGATCGCCGAACCGTGGGACGTCGGCGAGGGCGGCTACCAGGTCGGCAACTTCCCCGCGCTGTGGTCGGAGTGGAACGGCCAGTACCGGGACTGCGTGCGCGACCTCTGGTGCCTCGACCGGGGCGTGCTCGGCGAGTTCGCCTCGCGCATCACGGGCAGCTCGGACCTCTACGAGGACGACGGTCGCCGACCGCACGCGAGCATCAACTTCGTCACCGCGCACGATGGCTTCACGCTGTCGGACCTCGTCTCGTACGAGCAGAAGCACAACTGGGCGAACGGCGAGGACAACCGCGACGGCACCGACGACAACCGGTCTACCAACTGCGGGGTCGAGGGCCCGACCGACGACCCCGTCGTGGTCGCCCACCGCGACCGCCTGCGCCGGAACCTCATGGCCACGCTGATGCTGTCGCAGGGCGTGCCGATGGTGCTGCACGGCGACGAGATCGGTCGCACGCAGCAGGGCAACAACAACGGCTACGCGCAGGACAACGAGATCAGCTGGGTCGACTGGTCCGACCCCGACGAGGCGTTCCTCGCCTTCTGCCGGCGGCTGATCGACCTCCGGCGAGGGCACCCCGCCCTGCAGCGCCACCGCTTCCTCACCGGCCGGCCCGTGGCGGAGGGCGAGCTGCCCGACGTCGCCTGGTTCACGCCGCAGGGGACCCAGATGTCGTGGGAGGACTGGGGGCCCGACGCCCGCCAGGTCGCCATGTGGCTGAACGGCGACCTCGCCGAGATGGGGCCGCGGGGGGAGTCGATCACCGACGACACGCTGCTCGTGTGCGTCAACGCCGCCGACGCGCCGTCGTCGCAGGTCCTGCCGCCCGAGGAGTTCGCGCCGGCGTGGGCGCTCGTGCTCGACACCGCGTCGTCGGGCGACCCGCCCGCGACCCGCTACCCGGCGGGCGGCACCGTGCAGCTCGGACCCCGGACGATCCTCTTCCTCGAGCGCCGGCTCGCGCCCGCGCCCGCTCCGACACCGTCGCCCTGA
- a CDS encoding ABC transporter ATP-binding protein, translating to MTTPDGPALEMSGVGLTRDGRDLLDGVDWRVGSGEDWVVLGLNGSGKTTLIRIAALYEHPSRGTVRVLGETLGRTDVRTLRTRVSLVSSAMSDLMRPQLSATDIVMCGRHAALEPRWHTYTAEDRVRAVELLVAQGVGHVADHPFGTLSSGERQRTLLARALMNRPGLVLLDEPTAGLDLRGREELVDRLDRLATDPDGAPLVLVTHHVEEIPPSFTHLLAIADGRVVAQGPIGEVLTGELLTRTFGIPLVVERRDGRFSARRA from the coding sequence GTGACGACGCCGGACGGCCCGGCGCTCGAGATGTCGGGCGTCGGCCTCACCCGGGACGGGCGCGACCTGCTCGACGGCGTCGACTGGCGCGTCGGCTCCGGCGAGGACTGGGTCGTGCTCGGCCTCAACGGCAGCGGCAAGACCACGCTGATCCGCATCGCCGCGCTCTACGAGCACCCGAGCCGCGGCACCGTGCGCGTGCTGGGCGAGACGCTCGGCCGGACCGACGTGCGCACCCTCCGCACCCGCGTGTCGCTGGTCAGCTCGGCGATGTCGGACCTCATGCGGCCCCAGCTGAGCGCGACCGACATCGTCATGTGCGGCCGCCACGCCGCACTCGAGCCGCGGTGGCACACCTACACCGCCGAGGACCGCGTCCGTGCCGTCGAGCTGCTCGTCGCGCAGGGCGTCGGCCACGTCGCCGACCACCCGTTCGGCACGCTGTCCTCCGGCGAGCGCCAGCGGACGCTGCTGGCCCGGGCGCTGATGAACCGGCCCGGCCTCGTGCTGCTCGACGAGCCGACGGCGGGCCTCGACCTGCGCGGTCGCGAGGAGCTGGTCGACCGCCTCGACCGGCTCGCCACCGATCCCGACGGCGCGCCGCTCGTGCTCGTCACCCACCACGTCGAGGAGATCCCGCCGAGCTTCACCCACCTGCTGGCGATCGCCGACGGACGGGTCGTCGCGCAGGGGCCGATCGGCGAGGTCCTCACCGGCGAGTTGCTGACCCGGACCTTCGGCATCCCCCTGGTGGTCGAGCGCCGCGACGGCCGCTTCTCGGCCCGTCGCGCCTGA
- a CDS encoding MarR family winged helix-turn-helix transcriptional regulator, whose translation MQDPTHDAPADDGPADDGPADAAPRVADAARAAVRVARVAANAVAEVDLTLAQYRVMVFVDGVDRPANEVARLLEVSPSTLTSVVDGLCTRDLVRRRSDPTDGRRVVLAITEHGRRRLAAADAAVARRLSGLLGRLGEDRAAAALDGLDILNEAMDLYLAEHFGNRT comes from the coding sequence GTGCAGGACCCGACCCACGACGCCCCCGCCGACGACGGCCCCGCCGACGACGGCCCGGCCGACGCCGCGCCGCGGGTGGCCGACGCGGCCCGCGCCGCGGTGCGGGTGGCCCGGGTCGCGGCCAACGCCGTCGCCGAGGTCGACCTGACGCTCGCCCAGTACCGGGTGATGGTGTTCGTCGACGGCGTCGACCGGCCCGCGAACGAGGTCGCCCGCCTGCTCGAGGTCAGCCCGTCCACGCTCACCTCGGTCGTCGACGGGTTGTGCACCCGGGATCTCGTGCGGCGGCGCTCCGACCCGACCGACGGGCGACGGGTCGTCCTCGCGATCACCGAGCACGGCCGCCGCCGCCTCGCTGCGGCCGACGCGGCCGTCGCCAGGCGGCTCTCCGGCCTGCTCGGGCGGCTGGGCGAGGACCGGGCGGCCGCGGCGCTCGACGGTCTGGACATCCTCAACGAGGCGATGGACCTCTACCTCGCGGAGCACTTCGGGAACCGGACGTGA
- a CDS encoding hemolysin family protein, which produces MSTALGLLGVVALILANGLFVAAEFALVAVDRSQVAIEVERGSRAARMVDGILHRLSYSLSGAQLGITLCSLGLGILSEPVVAPVLEPLFGPLDESTAVTVSVVAALLLTTVVQMVVGELIPKGVAVAKPLTTSLAMAAPFGFFVTLFRPVIAVCNAAADGLLRLVGLEPAEELHTVRSRDELHRLVQTSHEGGTLVLQAADLLDRSFRFREKTAADALTPRMEIEALPIDADTGDLLQASETTGLSRFPVTDGDLDDIVGVVHVKDVLGIDPARRRSTPLRDLVRPVAMVPESSELGDLLVQLQDESGQFAVVLDEYGATAGIITLEDLVEEIVGDISDEHDPASAEPLVRRWQGAHLLSGRLHPDEVEEACGFDVPDGPYETLAGFVLDRLGSIPEVGDGFTERGWSLEVAEMDGRRVAVVRLVAPPPGWLPDDGGATDGEVAP; this is translated from the coding sequence GTGAGCACCGCCCTGGGCCTGCTGGGCGTCGTCGCCCTGATCCTGGCCAACGGCCTCTTCGTGGCCGCCGAGTTCGCGCTGGTCGCGGTCGACCGCAGCCAGGTGGCCATCGAGGTGGAGCGCGGCTCGCGGGCGGCGCGCATGGTCGACGGCATCCTCCACCGCCTGTCGTACTCGCTGTCGGGGGCGCAGCTCGGGATCACGCTGTGCAGCCTCGGCCTCGGCATCCTCTCCGAGCCGGTCGTGGCGCCCGTGCTCGAGCCGCTGTTCGGCCCGCTCGACGAGTCGACCGCGGTCACGGTGTCGGTGGTGGCGGCCCTGCTGCTCACGACCGTCGTCCAGATGGTCGTGGGCGAGCTGATCCCGAAGGGGGTGGCGGTCGCCAAGCCGCTGACCACGTCGCTCGCCATGGCCGCGCCGTTCGGCTTCTTCGTGACGCTGTTCCGACCGGTGATCGCGGTGTGCAACGCGGCCGCCGACGGCCTCCTCCGCCTCGTCGGCCTCGAGCCGGCCGAGGAGCTCCACACCGTCCGCAGCCGCGACGAGCTGCACCGGCTCGTGCAGACCTCGCACGAGGGCGGGACGCTCGTGCTGCAGGCCGCCGACCTCCTCGACCGCAGCTTCCGGTTCCGGGAGAAGACGGCGGCCGACGCGCTCACCCCGCGGATGGAGATCGAGGCGCTGCCGATCGACGCCGACACCGGTGACCTGCTGCAGGCGTCCGAGACGACCGGCCTGTCACGGTTCCCGGTGACCGACGGCGACCTCGACGACATCGTCGGCGTCGTGCACGTCAAGGACGTGCTCGGCATCGATCCGGCCCGGCGCCGCAGCACCCCGCTCCGGGACCTCGTGCGCCCGGTGGCGATGGTCCCCGAGTCCAGCGAGCTCGGCGACCTGCTCGTGCAGCTGCAGGACGAGAGCGGGCAGTTCGCCGTCGTGCTCGACGAGTACGGCGCCACGGCCGGGATCATCACGCTCGAGGACCTGGTCGAGGAGATCGTCGGCGACATCTCCGACGAGCACGATCCGGCGAGCGCCGAGCCGCTGGTGCGACGGTGGCAGGGGGCCCACCTCCTGTCGGGGCGGCTGCACCCCGACGAGGTCGAGGAGGCCTGCGGCTTCGACGTGCCCGACGGGCCGTACGAGACACTCGCCGGCTTCGTGCTCGACCGGCTCGGCTCGATCCCCGAGGTGGGCGACGGCTTCACCGAGCGCGGCTGGTCGCTCGAGGTCGCCGAGATGGACGGCCGGCGGGTGGCCGTCGTGCGCCTCGTCGCGCCGCCGCCCGGCTGGTTGCCCGACGACGGCGGCGCGACCGACGGCGAGGTCGCGCCGTGA
- a CDS encoding hemolysin family protein, producing MSWYSVLVIGVLLILGNAFFVAVEFSLLASRRQRIEQWVDDGRFGASAALRQMRSLNLQLATCQLGITVMSLLLGWLIEPAIGSVIEGWFEHSPLPRATATVLGVAVALTIVAFLHMVLGEMVPKSVALTAPERSAVLLAPLQGAITFIVWPAVWVLDRLSRWGTRLLRVEPADELAQAHTPGEIAVMMQESVASGELEATEHVLLSGALGFLDRRVTEVMAPADQLVTVPTTATVAQAEELVHRSGHSRVLVVGSSRDDVVGFLHAKDLLRIPDDRRDGLLPPGLVRVALRVRPDDRLSDLLPRMRRARRHVAVVTDHDEREVDRVSGLVTLEDILEAIVGDIRDESDRDEG from the coding sequence GTGAGCTGGTACTCGGTGCTCGTCATCGGCGTGCTGCTGATCCTCGGGAACGCCTTCTTCGTCGCGGTCGAGTTCTCGCTGCTCGCCTCGCGCCGCCAGCGGATCGAGCAGTGGGTCGACGACGGCCGGTTCGGTGCCAGCGCCGCGCTCCGGCAGATGCGCTCGCTCAACCTGCAGCTGGCCACCTGCCAGCTCGGCATCACCGTCATGTCGCTGCTCCTCGGCTGGCTGATCGAGCCCGCGATCGGGTCGGTCATCGAGGGGTGGTTCGAGCACAGCCCGCTGCCGAGGGCGACGGCCACGGTGCTCGGCGTGGCCGTGGCGCTGACGATCGTCGCCTTCCTCCACATGGTCCTGGGCGAGATGGTGCCGAAGTCGGTCGCGCTGACGGCCCCCGAGCGCTCGGCCGTCCTGCTCGCGCCGCTGCAGGGCGCGATCACCTTCATCGTCTGGCCGGCGGTGTGGGTGCTCGACCGGCTGTCGAGGTGGGGCACCCGGCTGCTGCGGGTCGAGCCGGCCGACGAGCTCGCCCAGGCCCACACGCCGGGCGAGATCGCCGTGATGATGCAGGAGTCGGTGGCATCGGGGGAGCTCGAGGCGACCGAGCACGTCCTGCTGAGCGGGGCGCTCGGGTTCCTCGACCGCCGCGTGACCGAGGTGATGGCGCCCGCTGACCAGCTCGTGACGGTGCCGACCACCGCGACGGTGGCCCAGGCCGAGGAGCTGGTGCACCGCTCCGGGCACTCGCGGGTGCTCGTCGTCGGCTCGTCCCGCGACGACGTCGTCGGGTTCCTCCACGCCAAGGACCTGCTGCGGATCCCCGACGACCGCCGCGACGGGCTGCTGCCCCCGGGCCTGGTGCGCGTCGCGCTGCGGGTGCGGCCCGACGACCGCTTGAGCGACCTGCTGCCGCGCATGCGCCGGGCCCGCCGCCACGTGGCGGTGGTGACCGACCACGACGAGCGCGAGGTGGACCGCGTGTCCGGTCTGGTCACGCTGGAGGACATCCTCGAGGCCATCGTCGGCGACATCCGCGACGAGTCGGACCGCGACGAGGGCTGA
- a CDS encoding phosphotransferase family protein — protein MSDRTDELAAGLARVLADRTGTASTIRDLTRLSGGASRETWAFTAVAPDGAERPLVLQRERAGGNGAGGGMSAEGALLRAAAATGVPVAPLVATDEGRDELGAPFIVMDRVDGETIVRRILRDDRFAAARSSLAREAGAALAAVHRIDPDAIEGLHEEDQVEQFRNLIDALGEPHPAFELGLRWLDRNRPATHRRGVVHGDFRMGNLIVGEDGLRAVLDWELSHLGDPVEDLGWFCVRAWRFGSPLRAGGVGTAEDLVEGYVAAGGAPVAPEDLRWWEAMGTLKWGVICIVQAATHLGGATRSVELAAIGRRTAENEEDVLELIAGPSDYEPALASLPSREVATGPHDRPTAAELLDAVGEYLVEVRDGVEGRLGFHARVAGNVVATVRRELELGPAQAAAHSQRLAALGVSDDVELAAAIRSGAVDDRLDEVTAAVRESVRDKLAVANPGYWERP, from the coding sequence GTGAGCGACAGGACGGACGAGCTCGCGGCCGGGTTGGCGCGGGTGCTGGCCGACCGGACGGGCACGGCGTCGACGATCCGCGACCTCACCCGCCTGTCGGGCGGCGCCTCGCGCGAGACGTGGGCCTTCACGGCGGTGGCGCCCGATGGTGCCGAGCGACCGCTCGTGCTGCAGCGCGAGCGGGCCGGCGGCAACGGCGCGGGTGGCGGCATGTCGGCCGAGGGGGCGCTCCTGCGGGCGGCGGCCGCGACCGGCGTGCCCGTGGCGCCGCTCGTGGCCACCGACGAGGGCCGTGACGAGCTGGGCGCGCCGTTCATCGTCATGGACCGCGTCGACGGCGAGACGATCGTCCGGCGCATCCTCCGCGACGACCGGTTCGCGGCGGCCCGGTCGTCGCTCGCCCGTGAGGCCGGCGCGGCGCTGGCGGCCGTGCACCGCATCGACCCCGATGCGATCGAGGGCCTCCACGAGGAGGACCAGGTCGAGCAGTTCCGGAACCTGATCGACGCGCTCGGCGAGCCGCACCCCGCGTTCGAGCTCGGCCTCCGCTGGCTCGACCGGAACCGTCCGGCGACGCACCGGCGCGGCGTCGTCCACGGCGACTTCCGCATGGGCAACCTCATCGTCGGCGAGGACGGCCTGCGGGCGGTGCTCGACTGGGAGCTGTCGCACCTCGGCGATCCTGTCGAGGACCTCGGGTGGTTCTGCGTGCGGGCGTGGCGCTTCGGATCGCCGCTGCGCGCCGGCGGCGTCGGGACGGCCGAGGACCTCGTCGAGGGCTACGTCGCGGCGGGCGGCGCGCCCGTGGCGCCCGAGGACCTGCGTTGGTGGGAGGCGATGGGCACGCTCAAGTGGGGCGTGATCTGCATCGTGCAGGCGGCCACGCACCTCGGGGGCGCGACCCGCTCGGTCGAGCTCGCCGCGATCGGCCGGCGCACGGCCGAGAACGAGGAGGACGTGCTCGAGCTGATCGCCGGCCCGTCCGACTACGAGCCCGCGCTGGCCTCCCTGCCGTCGCGGGAGGTCGCGACCGGCCCGCACGACCGGCCCACCGCTGCGGAGCTGCTCGACGCGGTCGGGGAGTACCTGGTCGAGGTGCGCGACGGCGTCGAGGGCCGGCTGGGCTTCCACGCCCGGGTGGCCGGCAACGTCGTGGCGACCGTCCGGCGCGAACTCGAGCTCGGGCCCGCCCAGGCCGCCGCCCACTCCCAGCGCCTCGCCGCCCTCGGGGTGTCCGACGACGTCGAGCTGGCCGCCGCGATCCGCTCGGGCGCGGTCGATGACCGGCTCGACGAGGTCACCGCGGCGGTGCGCGAGTCGGTGCGGGACAAGCTCGCCGTCGCGAACCCGGGCTACTGGGAGCGGCCGTGA
- the npdG gene encoding NADPH-dependent F420 reductase, whose translation MQIGVLGGTGPAGSGLAARLASVGFDVVVGSRSKYRAMEVRDKILTRWPERELAIEAGDNHAAASAEVVFVATPWDAAAATVKECDRELKGKVVISMANALARVGHEFQPLVPPRGSVAASVQAAIPRSLVAASMHHVPAAELGDINHPVESDVLVCSDHPSATATTIDIVSKIPDLRAVDAGELSNAAPIEAFAAVLLQVNVKYKTRVAVRFTGLPA comes from the coding sequence ATGCAGATCGGTGTCCTGGGTGGTACGGGTCCGGCCGGCAGCGGCCTGGCCGCTCGTCTGGCCTCGGTCGGGTTCGACGTGGTCGTCGGTTCCCGTTCCAAGTACCGGGCCATGGAGGTTCGGGACAAGATCCTGACCCGCTGGCCCGAGCGCGAGCTGGCGATCGAGGCGGGCGACAACCACGCCGCGGCCTCGGCCGAGGTGGTCTTCGTCGCCACGCCGTGGGACGCCGCCGCGGCCACGGTGAAGGAGTGCGACCGCGAGCTCAAGGGCAAGGTCGTGATCTCGATGGCGAACGCGCTGGCCCGGGTGGGCCACGAGTTCCAGCCCCTGGTGCCGCCCCGCGGCTCGGTGGCGGCGTCGGTCCAGGCCGCGATCCCGCGGTCGCTGGTGGCGGCGAGCATGCACCACGTGCCCGCGGCCGAGCTCGGCGACATCAACCACCCGGTCGAGTCCGACGTGCTCGTGTGCTCAGACCACCCGTCCGCCACGGCGACGACGATCGACATCGTGTCGAAGATCCCCGACCTGCGGGCGGTCGACGCCGGCGAGCTCTCCAACGCTGCCCCGATCGAGGCGTTCGCGGCGGTGCTGCTCCAGGTGAACGTGAAGTACAAGACCCGCGTCGCCGTCCGGTTCACCGGCCTGCCGGCCTGA
- the cysS gene encoding cysteine--tRNA ligase: MRLYDTAREAIVPFEPVHHIVTMYTCGITPYDSTHLGHAATYLTYDVLQRRLRDLGHDTRCVRNITDVDDSILPKARELGVHYLDLAAAELARFDADMERLEMIPAFSEPRATSAIPDIRGFIGMVLDRGYAYQAGGAVYFEVANFPKFGAISHYSREQMLELAAERGGNVDDPHKRDPLDFVLWQPSLPDEPAWDSLWGPGRPGWHIECSALCLRELGTTIDLHGGGSDLIFPHHECEAAQSEAATGEPLVRHWMHQAMVRMDGEKMSKSLGNLVFVSDLAMLWDPRAIRLACVSHHYRDSWEWQGELMPEAAERLSAWVAAGEGSGALDQVRAALDEDLDTPAAVAAIDAAAATGVGVSEAAALLGVRTDRPVAHPVA, from the coding sequence GTGCGCCTGTACGACACCGCCCGCGAGGCGATCGTCCCCTTCGAGCCGGTCCACCACATCGTCACGATGTACACGTGCGGCATCACGCCGTACGACTCGACGCACCTCGGCCACGCCGCCACCTACCTCACCTACGACGTGCTGCAGCGGCGGCTGCGCGACCTCGGCCACGACACCCGGTGCGTGCGCAACATCACCGACGTCGACGACAGCATCCTCCCCAAGGCCCGGGAGCTCGGCGTCCACTACCTCGACCTCGCGGCGGCGGAGCTCGCCCGGTTCGACGCCGACATGGAGCGCCTCGAGATGATCCCGGCCTTCTCCGAGCCGCGGGCCACCTCGGCCATCCCCGACATCCGCGGGTTCATCGGCATGGTGCTCGACCGCGGCTACGCCTACCAGGCCGGCGGCGCCGTCTACTTCGAGGTGGCGAACTTCCCGAAGTTCGGCGCGATCAGCCACTACTCCCGTGAGCAGATGCTGGAGCTCGCCGCCGAGCGCGGCGGCAACGTCGACGATCCGCACAAGCGCGACCCGCTCGACTTCGTGCTCTGGCAGCCGTCGCTGCCCGACGAGCCGGCGTGGGACTCGCTCTGGGGTCCGGGCCGGCCCGGCTGGCACATCGAGTGCTCGGCGCTCTGCCTCCGCGAGCTCGGCACGACCATCGACCTCCACGGCGGCGGCAGCGACCTGATCTTCCCGCACCACGAGTGCGAGGCGGCGCAGTCCGAGGCGGCGACCGGCGAGCCGCTCGTCCGGCACTGGATGCACCAGGCGATGGTCCGGATGGACGGCGAGAAGATGTCGAAGTCGCTCGGCAACCTCGTGTTCGTCTCCGACCTGGCGATGCTCTGGGACCCCCGGGCCATCCGGCTCGCGTGCGTGTCGCACCACTACCGCGACAGCTGGGAGTGGCAGGGCGAGCTCATGCCCGAGGCCGCGGAGCGGCTGTCGGCCTGGGTCGCGGCGGGCGAGGGCTCCGGCGCGCTCGACCAGGTGCGCGCCGCGCTCGACGAGGACCTCGACACGCCGGCCGCGGTGGCGGCGATCGACGCCGCGGCGGCCACGGGCGTCGGCGTGTCCGAGGCCGCCGCGCTGCTCGGGGTTCGCACCGACCGGCCGGTCGCGCACCCCGTCGCCTGA
- a CDS encoding lysophospholipid acyltransferase family protein, with the protein MADEQQKRDAGQLQSVFRAMLTPPFKFLWNVTTEGMDNVPASGGAIIAPNHISVLDSFFVPLVLPRRITYVGKAEYMDDWKTKWLFPAMGMIPIDRSGGDAAKAALDAAAGCLEAGELFGIYPEGTRARDGLLHKGHTGVARLALRTGVPIVPVGIIGSDEVQPPDSRYPQPFRRVHIRFGRPIDVERYMDRASDRLVLRQIVDEVMYEIRNLSGQTYVDTYATKPAKAPVVPTVVPTVPEEEVEHDDRPVAPVIPIDRPSRPAEPAAPAASEPAASEAVAGNGGPATPAVVVASAAAGPTDLSIESDGVERRSSAAVLRSRPLDLDLALTGA; encoded by the coding sequence TTGGCCGACGAGCAGCAGAAGCGAGACGCCGGGCAGCTGCAGTCCGTGTTCCGCGCCATGCTTACGCCGCCCTTCAAGTTCCTCTGGAACGTCACGACCGAGGGCATGGACAACGTGCCGGCGTCCGGCGGGGCGATCATCGCCCCGAACCACATCTCGGTGCTCGACTCGTTCTTCGTCCCCCTCGTCCTGCCCCGCCGCATCACCTACGTGGGCAAGGCGGAGTACATGGACGACTGGAAGACCAAGTGGCTCTTCCCGGCCATGGGCATGATCCCGATCGACCGCTCCGGCGGCGACGCCGCCAAGGCTGCGCTCGACGCGGCGGCCGGCTGCCTCGAGGCCGGTGAGCTCTTCGGCATCTACCCCGAGGGCACCCGCGCCCGTGACGGCCTGCTCCACAAGGGCCACACCGGCGTCGCCCGGCTGGCCCTGCGCACCGGCGTGCCGATCGTGCCGGTCGGCATCATCGGCTCCGACGAGGTGCAGCCGCCCGACTCCCGCTACCCCCAGCCGTTCCGCCGGGTGCACATCCGCTTCGGCCGCCCGATCGACGTCGAGCGCTACATGGACCGGGCGAGCGACCGGTTGGTGCTGCGCCAGATCGTCGACGAGGTGATGTACGAGATCCGGAACCTGTCCGGCCAGACGTACGTCGACACGTACGCCACCAAGCCGGCCAAGGCCCCGGTGGTGCCGACCGTCGTGCCGACGGTGCCCGAGGAGGAGGTCGAGCACGACGACCGCCCGGTGGCGCCGGTCATCCCGATCGACCGGCCGTCGCGCCCGGCCGAGCCCGCGGCCCCGGCCGCCTCCGAACCGGCCGCCTCCGAAGCGGTCGCCGGCAACGGCGGCCCGGCCACGCCGGCCGTGGTGGTGGCCTCGGCCGCAGCCGGTCCGACCGACCTGTCGATCGAGTCCGACGGCGTCGAGCGCCGGTCCTCGGCGGCCGTGCTCCGTTCGAGGCCGCTCGACCTGGACCTCGCCCTCACCGGCGCCTGA